GAGTCAATCAAGTTTTTTACGAAGAAGAATGGTACCCACCGATATCAGAAGCGTTAAAGAATCTTACCGCTGCACAAGCATGTTGGCAACCAGAAGGAAAGGCCGCTAATACGATTTGGGAAAATGTAAACCATTTACTAACCTTTAAAGAGCGCTTACTTTCCCGCTTACATCAAGATGACACATTTGTTGTTCCACAAAATAATGATGACACGTTTGTCCAAGGTGGAGCTAATGATGAAGATGCTTGGCAAGAAACAGTGAAGCGAACGCTTCACGTACATGATGCCTTACAATCTTCATTAACATCCCTTCAAGAAGCAGAATTGGATCAACCTAGTCCTTCTCTGCCAGTTTGGCAACAATACCTAAATCTCCTTTTGCACGATGCTTATCATACAGGACAAATTGTACAACTTCGCAAACTACAAGGTTCATGGCCAGCTAAGCGCTCATATTTATAAACGATGATTAAAATTGCTTGAGTTTCGCACACAACAAAACGATTTAAAAGCAGATCTAACTGTTACATCAAATAAAAGCCCAATTTCTCAGTATTAAAATTGAGAAATTGGGCTTTTTTATTACTCCATAATAGCGCCTTTTAATGGAATAACTTTAATTATGGAGCAATACTCGTTAACCAATCAGGGACTCTTTTCTTCGTAGCTATTAAAAACTCACTTCATATGCATCTCAATCCATTCTTTTACCAAACGTTTGGTGCGGCGCGTAAATAAGCTTCTTGAAATCAGTTCGTATTACCTAACAATCCACTCCATCAAAAAACTTTTGTCTCCATTTTGTCACAGAATCATTCACTCATCCGTTATATTAGTAAATAATCGAAAAGGATGATGACGATGACAAAATATGAAGTGGCTATTGTAGGCGGGGGAATTGCGGGTTTAACGGCTGCGATCTATGCAGCAAAAGCAGGGAAACGAACCATTGTACTGGAACAACAAAAGCGGTTGGGAGGCAGGGCCATCACCAACAAAAAGCAGGGTGTATATTTTAATTTGGGTGGGCATGCACTTTATAAAGGGGAAGCGTACGAAGCATTCCGCGAACTCGGATTACGACTTGAGGGAAGCACACCGTCTATTGATGCTTACGGGATGTGGAAAGAACAAATGTTGCCCATACCAACGAACATATCTTCCTTCTTTCAAACGCCGCTCCTAAGTTGGGAAGGAAAGCTCGAATTGGCAAAATGGTTCATTAAATTAGGAAAAATGGACACAAGCGTTTGGAACCAGATCAGTATCCGCGATTGGATTGAAACTCAAT
The window above is part of the Metabacillus dongyingensis genome. Proteins encoded here:
- a CDS encoding DinB family protein is translated as MSKKEILQNGVNQVFYEEEWYPPISEALKNLTAAQACWQPEGKAANTIWENVNHLLTFKERLLSRLHQDDTFVVPQNNDDTFVQGGANDEDAWQETVKRTLHVHDALQSSLTSLQEAELDQPSPSLPVWQQYLNLLLHDAYHTGQIVQLRKLQGSWPAKRSYL